A region of Streptomyces sp. TG1A-60 DNA encodes the following proteins:
- a CDS encoding sarcosine oxidase subunit alpha family protein gives MLLIQCPWCGPRDEAEFHYGGQAHVPYPEAPAALSDEEWARYLFFRDNPRGPFAERWSHEAGCRRWFNAVRDTSTNEVLAVYRAGEERPEPSEPRSARSARPAFEDEAPSGPTAVQGAEPLQDGTGRSGGGAAPISGSATAGQPFRRPTHGRIDRDTPLTFTFDGTEYQGYRGDTLASALLANGVIQAGTSIKLGRPRGIFSAGVEEPNAVVQIEEPFPEPMLPATTVELYDGLVASSLPGQGRLATEPDPARYDAVHAHCDLLVVGAGPAGLAAAAAAARSGARVILADDQPEPGGSLLGTAEHLDWVAETAGRLEAEPEVRVLRRTTVFGYYDDNHLLAVERRTNHLGGEAPDNVSRERVWRIRARRVVLATGAHERSLAFADNDRPGVMLATSARTHVNRHGALPGRHAVVFTTNDSAYAAALDLRSAGVDIAAIVDTRSEAGEWAERARSVGIEVLTGHAVIGTQGEARLTAVTVAPYGETTGRRAFAADLLLVSGGWSPVAHLFSQAGGKLRHDETLGSFVPDTCRQAVEVAGSASGVLDLATVLAQGAAAGARAIEAEGYTAEAPRLPEVAAQPRQTPPMHVHVVPGASDGPRFVDLQRDVTVDDLARATGAGLRSVEHTKRYTTAGTANDQAKTSGILAGGVVAELLGVDISALGTTTFRPPYTPVSFAALAGRDRGALHDPVRTTALHEWHVAHGALFENVGQWKRPWYYPRNGEDMEAAVLRECAAARESVAFMDASTLGKIDVQGPDAGVLLDRLYTNMMSTLKVGMIRYGLMCRPDGMVFDDGTVIRLAQDRFLVTTTTGNAAAVLDWMEEWLQTEWPELKVHCTSVTEQWATVALVGPRSRAVLGALAPRLAVANEDFPFMAWRETTVAGIDARVCRISFSGELAYEINVSPWEALTLWEALYEAGTPYGITPYGTETMHVLRAEKGYPIIGQDTDGTVTPQDLGMSWVVSKKKPDFIGKRSYARADTVRADRKHLVGLLPEDPGDFLPEGTHLVADSVLPAPPVPMLGHVTSSYRSAALGRTFALALIKSGRDRIGERLYAPVGGRLVPVTVANPVLYDPEGARRDG, from the coding sequence ATGCTGCTGATCCAGTGCCCGTGGTGCGGGCCCCGCGACGAGGCCGAGTTCCACTACGGCGGCCAGGCCCACGTGCCGTATCCGGAGGCCCCCGCGGCCCTCAGCGACGAGGAGTGGGCCCGCTACCTGTTCTTCCGCGACAACCCCAGGGGCCCCTTCGCCGAGCGCTGGAGCCACGAAGCGGGCTGCCGCCGCTGGTTCAACGCGGTACGGGACACGTCGACGAACGAGGTCCTGGCGGTGTACCGGGCGGGGGAGGAGCGTCCGGAACCTTCCGAGCCCCGTTCAGCGCGTTCAGCCCGTCCGGCGTTCGAGGACGAGGCCCCTTCAGGGCCGACGGCAGTCCAGGGGGCGGAGCCCCTTCAGGATGGGACGGGCAGGAGCGGCGGGGGCGCCGCACCCATCAGCGGCTCCGCAACCGCGGGCCAGCCGTTCCGCCGTCCCACGCACGGCAGAATCGACCGCGACACCCCCCTCACCTTCACCTTCGACGGCACCGAGTACCAGGGCTACCGAGGCGACACCCTCGCCTCCGCCCTCCTCGCCAACGGAGTCATCCAGGCCGGCACCAGCATCAAGCTCGGCCGCCCCCGCGGCATCTTCTCCGCCGGCGTGGAGGAGCCCAACGCGGTCGTCCAGATCGAGGAGCCCTTCCCGGAGCCCATGCTGCCCGCGACGACCGTCGAGCTCTACGACGGCCTCGTGGCAAGCAGTCTCCCCGGCCAGGGCCGCCTCGCCACGGAACCGGACCCCGCCCGGTACGACGCCGTACACGCCCACTGCGACCTGCTGGTCGTCGGCGCCGGCCCGGCAGGCCTCGCAGCCGCGGCGGCAGCCGCCCGCAGCGGCGCCCGCGTCATCCTCGCCGACGACCAGCCCGAGCCGGGCGGCAGCCTCCTGGGCACGGCCGAACACCTCGACTGGGTGGCGGAGACCGCCGGACGGCTCGAAGCCGAGCCCGAGGTGCGCGTACTGCGCCGCACCACCGTCTTCGGCTACTACGACGACAACCACCTCCTGGCCGTCGAGCGCCGCACCAACCACCTGGGCGGCGAGGCCCCCGACAACGTCTCCCGCGAACGCGTCTGGCGCATCCGGGCCCGTCGCGTCGTCCTCGCCACCGGCGCCCACGAACGCTCCCTGGCCTTCGCGGACAACGACCGCCCCGGAGTGATGCTGGCCACCTCGGCCCGCACCCACGTCAACCGCCACGGCGCCCTGCCCGGCCGCCACGCGGTCGTCTTCACCACCAACGACAGCGCCTACGCGGCAGCGCTGGACCTCCGCTCGGCGGGCGTGGACATCGCGGCGATCGTCGACACCCGCTCCGAGGCCGGTGAGTGGGCGGAGCGCGCCCGCTCGGTCGGCATCGAGGTACTGACCGGCCACGCCGTCATCGGCACGCAGGGGGAGGCACGCCTCACCGCCGTCACCGTCGCCCCGTACGGGGAGACCACCGGACGGCGCGCGTTCGCCGCCGACCTGCTGCTGGTCTCCGGCGGCTGGAGCCCGGTGGCGCACCTGTTCAGCCAGGCGGGCGGCAAGCTGCGCCATGACGAGACGCTGGGCTCCTTCGTCCCCGACACCTGCCGCCAGGCGGTCGAGGTGGCGGGCAGCGCGAGCGGCGTCCTCGACCTGGCCACGGTGCTGGCCCAGGGCGCGGCGGCCGGCGCCCGCGCCATCGAGGCCGAGGGCTACACCGCCGAGGCACCCCGTCTCCCGGAGGTGGCCGCCCAGCCGCGGCAGACGCCGCCCATGCACGTGCACGTCGTCCCGGGCGCCTCGGACGGCCCCCGCTTCGTCGACCTCCAAAGGGACGTCACCGTGGACGACCTGGCCCGCGCGACCGGCGCCGGTCTGCGCTCGGTCGAGCACACCAAGCGCTACACCACGGCCGGCACCGCGAACGACCAGGCCAAGACCTCCGGGATCCTGGCCGGTGGTGTCGTCGCCGAACTGCTCGGCGTGGACATCTCGGCACTCGGCACGACGACCTTCCGGCCGCCGTACACACCGGTCTCCTTCGCCGCGCTCGCGGGCCGCGACCGGGGCGCGCTGCACGACCCCGTCCGGACGACCGCCCTGCACGAGTGGCATGTCGCGCACGGCGCCCTGTTCGAGAACGTCGGCCAGTGGAAGCGCCCTTGGTACTACCCGCGCAACGGCGAGGACATGGAGGCCGCCGTCCTCCGCGAGTGCGCCGCCGCCCGCGAGAGCGTCGCCTTCATGGACGCCTCCACACTCGGCAAGATCGACGTCCAGGGCCCGGACGCCGGCGTCCTCCTCGACCGGCTCTACACCAACATGATGAGCACCCTGAAGGTCGGCATGATCCGCTACGGCCTCATGTGCCGCCCGGACGGCATGGTCTTCGACGACGGGACGGTCATCCGCCTCGCCCAGGACCGCTTCCTGGTCACCACCACGACCGGCAACGCCGCAGCCGTGCTGGACTGGATGGAGGAATGGCTGCAGACCGAGTGGCCCGAGCTGAAGGTCCACTGCACGTCCGTGACCGAGCAGTGGGCCACGGTCGCCCTGGTCGGTCCGCGCTCCCGCGCGGTCCTGGGCGCACTCGCACCCCGACTGGCCGTCGCCAACGAGGACTTCCCGTTCATGGCCTGGCGGGAGACGACCGTCGCCGGCATCGACGCGCGCGTGTGCCGCATCAGCTTCTCCGGCGAACTGGCCTACGAGATCAACGTGTCGCCGTGGGAGGCCCTCACTCTGTGGGAGGCGCTGTACGAGGCCGGCACCCCCTACGGCATCACCCCGTACGGCACGGAGACCATGCACGTCCTGCGCGCGGAGAAGGGCTACCCCATCATCGGCCAGGACACCGACGGCACCGTCACCCCGCAGGACCTCGGCATGAGCTGGGTGGTGTCGAAGAAGAAGCCCGACTTCATCGGCAAGCGGTCCTACGCCCGTGCCGACACTGTCCGCGCCGACCGCAAGCACCTGGTGGGCCTGCTCCCCGAGGACCCGGGGGACTTCCTCCCCGAGGGCACCCACCTGGTCGCCGACAGCGTGCTGCCCGCGCCGCCCGTCCCGATGCTCGGCCACGTCACCTCCAGCTACCGCAGCGCCGCCCTCGGCCGGACCTTCGCGCTCGCCCTGATCAAGAGCGGCCGGGACCGCATCGGCGAGCGGCTGTACGCTCCCGTGGGCGGCCGGCTGGTCCCGGTGACCGTGGCAAACCCCGTCCTCTACGACCCCGAGGGAGCCCGCCGCGATGGCTGA
- a CDS encoding sarcosine oxidase subunit beta family protein: protein MSPRTPGAELPEHPDWLWRTPEPKRSYDVVIVGGGGHGLATAHYLAKNHGITNVAVLEKGWLAGGNMARNTTIIRSNYLWDESAGIYEHALKLWEGLADELDYPILFSQRGVLNLAHSLQDVRDSVRRVEANRLNGVDAEWLDAQRVKEVCPIVNISPDVRYPVLGATYQPRAGIAKHDHVAWGLARSADTAGIDIIQNCEVTGVDVAGGRVVGVQTTLGPIAAGKVALCSAGHTSVLAAMAGIELPLQSHPLQALVSELLEPVHPTVVMSNAVHVYVSQAHKGELVMGAGVDAYNSYTQRGAFHIIEEQMSAALELFPVFARAHVLRTWGGIVDVSPDASPIIGLTPVDNLYLNCGWGTGGFKATPGVGWVYAHTIAHDTPHPLNAPFSLDRFTTGALVDEHGAAAVAH from the coding sequence ATGAGCCCCCGCACTCCCGGCGCCGAGCTCCCCGAGCACCCCGACTGGCTGTGGCGCACGCCCGAGCCGAAGCGGTCGTACGACGTCGTCATCGTGGGCGGCGGCGGCCACGGCCTCGCCACCGCCCACTACCTGGCGAAGAACCACGGCATCACGAACGTGGCGGTCCTGGAGAAGGGCTGGCTCGCGGGCGGCAACATGGCCCGCAACACCACCATCATCCGCTCCAACTACCTGTGGGACGAGAGCGCCGGCATCTACGAGCACGCCCTCAAGCTGTGGGAGGGTCTGGCGGACGAACTCGACTACCCGATCCTGTTCTCCCAGCGCGGCGTGCTCAACCTCGCCCACAGCCTCCAGGACGTCCGCGACAGCGTGCGCCGCGTTGAGGCGAACCGGCTCAACGGCGTGGACGCCGAATGGCTGGACGCACAGCGGGTCAAGGAAGTCTGCCCGATCGTCAACATCTCCCCTGACGTGCGCTACCCGGTCCTGGGCGCCACCTACCAGCCGCGTGCCGGCATCGCCAAGCACGACCACGTCGCCTGGGGCCTGGCCCGCTCCGCCGACACCGCCGGCATCGACATCATCCAGAACTGCGAAGTCACCGGAGTGGACGTGGCCGGCGGCCGGGTGGTGGGAGTCCAGACCACGCTGGGCCCGATCGCGGCGGGCAAGGTGGCGCTCTGCTCGGCAGGCCACACCTCGGTCCTCGCTGCCATGGCCGGCATAGAACTCCCGCTGCAGAGCCACCCGTTGCAGGCCCTGGTCTCCGAGCTCCTGGAGCCGGTGCACCCGACGGTCGTGATGTCCAACGCGGTCCATGTGTACGTCAGCCAGGCACACAAGGGCGAGCTGGTCATGGGCGCCGGCGTCGACGCGTACAACTCCTACACCCAGCGCGGCGCCTTCCACATCATCGAAGAGCAGATGTCCGCGGCCCTGGAACTCTTCCCCGTCTTCGCCCGCGCCCACGTGCTGCGCACCTGGGGCGGCATCGTCGACGTCAGCCCCGACGCCTCGCCGATCATCGGGCTCACCCCCGTCGACAACCTCTACCTCAACTGCGGCTGGGGCACCGGCGGGTTCAAGGCCACTCCCGGCGTCGGCTGGGTCTACGCCCACACCATCGCCCACGACACCCCCCACCCCCTCAACGCACCCTTCTCACTCGACCGATTCACCACCGGCGCGCTCGTCGACGAGCACGGCGCGGCGGCCGTGGCCCACTAG
- a CDS encoding FAD-dependent oxidoreductase, with the protein MAGPRVVIIGAGVVGAALADEISARGWTEVTVVDQGPLPATGGSTSHAPGLVFQTNSSKTMTELARYTVEKFCSLDVDGKPCFLQVGGLEVATTPERLAELRRRHGWISAWGIEARLLTPEECVEQHPLVNRDRVLGGLLIPTDGLAKAVLAVEAQIRRATERGVRFLARHEVLDVQQSEGRVTGVVTDQGEIPADIVVCCAGIWGPKIARMVGMNLPLTPLAHQLAWTGPVPALAGQAEEAVRPILRHQDADLYYRDRFDGIGIGYYGHRPMPISADDILSVNEAEEMPSVLQFTEEDFEDAWSETRSLLPATKDAKVEEGINGLFSFTTDGNPLLGESSDVKGFWVAEAVWVTHSAGVGRAMAEWLVDGYCSSFDLHECDVNRFEPHQLSPEYVLARDCQNFVEVYDILHPLQPSGHPRPIRTSPFYVRQQERGAFFLEANGWERPQWYEANAHLVEGRSIPTPNDWAAQYWSPVVGAEAQVTRETVAMYDMTALKRLEVSGPGAAAFLESLCTGKVAKSVGSVTYTLLLDHDGGIRSDITVARLARDLFQVGANSNLDLDWFTRHLPADGTVQVRDSTPGTCCIGLWGPLAREVLQPLTDEDFSGGGLKYFRAKRAHIGSVPVTAMRLSYVGELGWELYTTADQGLQLWDTLWRAAEPLGGVIAGRGAFNSLRLEKGYRSFGTDMTYEHDPYEAGVGFAVKLDKDDFIGKAALERRKADVRRKLTCLTIDDPRAVVMGKEPVYDGDRVVGYVTSAAYGYTIGKGIAYAWLPAELAVPGTTVHIGYFDQSVEAVVAEEPLFDPTMSRLRG; encoded by the coding sequence ATGGCGGGACCCCGAGTGGTCATCATCGGAGCGGGTGTCGTCGGTGCGGCACTCGCGGACGAGATCTCCGCGCGAGGCTGGACCGAAGTGACCGTGGTCGACCAGGGCCCGCTCCCCGCCACCGGGGGCTCCACCTCACACGCCCCGGGCCTGGTCTTCCAGACGAACTCCTCGAAGACCATGACGGAACTGGCCCGCTACACCGTCGAGAAGTTCTGCTCTCTCGACGTCGACGGCAAGCCCTGCTTCCTGCAGGTCGGCGGCCTCGAAGTGGCGACCACCCCCGAGCGCCTCGCGGAGCTGCGCCGCCGCCACGGCTGGATCAGCGCCTGGGGCATCGAGGCGCGGCTGCTGACGCCCGAGGAGTGCGTCGAGCAGCACCCGCTGGTGAACCGGGACAGGGTCCTCGGCGGTCTGCTGATCCCGACGGACGGCCTCGCCAAGGCCGTCCTCGCCGTCGAGGCGCAGATCCGCCGGGCCACCGAGCGCGGCGTGCGCTTCCTCGCCCGCCACGAGGTCCTCGACGTCCAGCAGAGCGAGGGCCGCGTCACCGGTGTCGTCACCGACCAGGGAGAGATTCCCGCCGACATCGTCGTGTGCTGCGCCGGCATCTGGGGCCCGAAGATCGCCCGCATGGTCGGCATGAACCTCCCGCTCACCCCGCTCGCCCACCAGCTCGCCTGGACCGGCCCGGTGCCGGCCCTCGCCGGCCAGGCCGAGGAGGCGGTGCGCCCGATCCTGCGCCACCAGGACGCCGACCTCTACTACCGCGACCGCTTCGACGGCATCGGCATCGGCTACTACGGCCACCGCCCGATGCCCATCTCGGCCGACGACATCCTCTCCGTGAACGAGGCCGAGGAGATGCCCTCGGTCCTGCAGTTCACCGAGGAGGACTTCGAGGACGCCTGGAGCGAGACCCGGTCCCTGCTCCCCGCGACGAAGGACGCGAAGGTCGAGGAGGGCATCAACGGCCTGTTCTCCTTCACCACCGACGGCAATCCGCTCCTCGGTGAGTCCTCCGACGTCAAGGGCTTCTGGGTCGCCGAGGCCGTCTGGGTCACCCACTCCGCGGGCGTGGGCCGGGCCATGGCCGAATGGCTGGTCGACGGCTACTGCTCCTCCTTCGACCTGCACGAGTGCGACGTCAACCGCTTCGAGCCGCACCAGCTGTCCCCGGAGTACGTGCTGGCCCGCGACTGCCAGAACTTCGTCGAGGTCTACGACATCCTGCACCCGCTGCAGCCGTCGGGGCACCCGCGCCCGATCCGCACCAGCCCGTTCTACGTCCGCCAGCAGGAGCGGGGCGCCTTCTTCCTGGAGGCGAACGGCTGGGAGCGCCCGCAGTGGTACGAGGCCAACGCGCACCTGGTCGAGGGCCGTTCCATCCCCACCCCCAACGACTGGGCCGCGCAGTACTGGTCGCCCGTCGTCGGCGCCGAGGCACAGGTCACCCGCGAGACCGTCGCGATGTACGACATGACGGCCCTCAAGCGCCTGGAGGTCAGCGGCCCGGGTGCCGCGGCCTTCCTGGAGAGCCTGTGCACCGGCAAGGTCGCCAAGTCCGTCGGCTCGGTGACGTACACCCTGCTCCTCGACCACGACGGCGGCATCCGCAGCGACATCACCGTCGCCCGGCTCGCCCGCGACCTCTTCCAGGTCGGCGCCAACAGCAACCTGGACCTCGACTGGTTCACCCGCCACCTCCCCGCCGACGGCACGGTCCAGGTCCGCGACAGCACCCCCGGCACCTGCTGCATCGGCCTGTGGGGGCCGCTCGCCCGCGAGGTCCTGCAACCGCTGACGGACGAGGACTTCTCGGGCGGCGGCCTGAAGTACTTCCGCGCCAAGCGCGCCCACATCGGCAGCGTCCCGGTGACGGCGATGCGGCTGAGCTACGTCGGCGAACTCGGCTGGGAGCTCTACACCACCGCCGACCAGGGCCTGCAGCTGTGGGACACCCTGTGGCGGGCGGCCGAGCCGCTGGGCGGCGTCATCGCCGGCCGTGGTGCCTTCAACAGCCTCCGCCTGGAGAAGGGTTACCGCTCCTTCGGCACCGACATGACCTACGAGCACGACCCCTACGAGGCCGGCGTCGGTTTCGCCGTCAAGCTCGACAAGGACGACTTCATCGGCAAGGCGGCGCTGGAACGCCGCAAGGCCGACGTACGGCGCAAGCTGACCTGCCTCACCATCGACGACCCGCGGGCGGTCGTCATGGGCAAGGAGCCGGTGTACGACGGCGACCGCGTCGTCGGCTATGTCACCAGCGCCGCCTACGGCTACACGATCGGCAAGGGCATCGCCTACGCCTGGCTCCCCGCCGAGCTCGCCGTCCCCGGCACCACCGTGCACATCGGCTACTTCGACCAGAGCGTCGAGGCCGTCGTCGCCGAGGAGCCCCTGTTCGACCCGACCATGTCCCGCCTCCGTGGCTGA
- a CDS encoding sarcosine oxidase subunit gamma family protein, which produces MADTALTAPPRSPLSHAAHRLAAATRTSGGAIRLAELPFLAQINVRLDAKGAAADAVGLALDLPLPLEPDTVVRAGELTALWLGPDEWLLVGPPGSERDLENRIREAAGDEHVSVTDVSAQRTTLLVAGPRARDLLAHGCALDLHPRSFGAGRCAQTTLGRTQVVLVARDEPRAGFWVLVRSSFAGYLADWLLDAATEYF; this is translated from the coding sequence ATGGCTGACACCGCCCTGACCGCCCCGCCCCGCAGCCCCCTGTCGCACGCCGCCCACCGCCTGGCCGCCGCGACGCGTACGTCCGGGGGTGCGATCCGGCTGGCCGAACTCCCCTTCCTCGCTCAGATCAACGTGCGCCTCGACGCCAAGGGAGCGGCGGCGGACGCCGTCGGACTCGCGCTGGACCTCCCACTGCCCCTCGAACCCGACACCGTTGTACGCGCCGGGGAGCTGACCGCGCTGTGGCTGGGCCCGGACGAATGGCTGCTCGTGGGCCCGCCCGGCAGCGAGCGGGATCTGGAGAACCGGATCCGGGAGGCGGCGGGCGACGAGCACGTCTCCGTCACCGACGTCTCCGCTCAGCGCACCACGCTCCTCGTCGCGGGCCCCCGCGCCCGCGACCTGCTGGCCCACGGCTGCGCGCTCGACCTGCATCCGCGCTCCTTCGGCGCCGGACGCTGCGCCCAGACGACGCTGGGCCGCACGCAGGTCGTGCTGGTCGCCCGGGACGAACCCAGGGCCGGATTCTGGGTGCTGGTCCGCTCCTCCTTCGCCGGCTATCTGGCGGACTGGCTGCTGGACGCGGCGACGGAATACTTCTGA
- the mshA gene encoding D-inositol-3-phosphate glycosyltransferase, giving the protein MSLRRRPRRVAMLSVHTSPLHQPGTGDAGGMNVYVVELAGRLAAAGVEVEIFTRTTSAALPPVVGLAPGVLVRHVEAGPYEGLAKEDLPPHLRAFTHGLMRAWTDRHPGYYDLLHSHYWLSGQVGRTASERWGVPLVHTMHTMAKVKNASLAAGDRPEPAARVTGERQIVSAADRLIAGTGTEAAELIRHYDADPAQVTVVRPGVNLDRFQPDAAGVEAGRTAARVRLGLPADALIPLFAGRVQPLKAPDVLLLAVARLLQERPRLRERLVVPVVGGPSGSGLAEPEGLQKLAAQLGICDVVLFHPPVGQSRLADWYRAASVLVMPSYSESFGLVALEAQACGTPVIAAEVGGLPVAVRNQMSGVLVPGHDPADYARALGRFADDPGLSTRMGEAAVRHARSFGWDTAATATVDVYAAAIRAHGGCGSR; this is encoded by the coding sequence GTGAGCCTCCGGCGCCGCCCCCGCCGCGTCGCGATGCTCAGCGTGCACACCTCGCCGCTGCACCAGCCGGGCACCGGCGACGCGGGCGGGATGAACGTCTACGTCGTCGAGCTGGCCGGGCGCCTGGCCGCCGCGGGCGTCGAGGTGGAGATCTTCACCCGAACCACCTCCGCCGCGCTCCCGCCCGTCGTCGGTCTCGCGCCCGGTGTCCTCGTCCGGCATGTGGAAGCGGGCCCTTACGAGGGCTTGGCCAAGGAAGACCTGCCCCCGCACCTGCGCGCCTTCACCCACGGTCTGATGCGGGCGTGGACCGACCGGCACCCTGGTTACTACGACCTGCTCCACTCACACTACTGGCTCTCCGGTCAGGTCGGCCGGACAGCCTCCGAACGCTGGGGTGTCCCGCTCGTGCACACCATGCACACCATGGCCAAGGTCAAGAACGCCTCCCTCGCCGCGGGCGACAGACCCGAGCCCGCGGCCCGCGTGACGGGCGAGAGGCAGATCGTGTCGGCCGCCGATCGGCTCATCGCCGGCACCGGCACCGAGGCGGCCGAGCTGATCCGTCACTACGACGCCGACCCCGCGCAGGTCACGGTCGTCCGTCCGGGCGTGAACCTGGACCGCTTCCAGCCGGACGCCGCCGGCGTCGAGGCCGGACGGACAGCGGCCCGTGTGCGCCTCGGGCTGCCTGCCGACGCGCTGATCCCACTGTTCGCCGGCCGCGTTCAGCCCCTGAAGGCGCCGGACGTACTGCTGCTCGCGGTCGCACGGCTCCTTCAGGAACGGCCACGGCTGCGCGAACGGCTCGTCGTTCCGGTGGTGGGCGGACCGAGCGGATCAGGCCTGGCCGAGCCGGAGGGCCTGCAGAAACTGGCGGCACAGCTCGGCATCTGTGACGTGGTCCTTTTCCACCCACCCGTCGGACAGTCCCGGCTCGCGGACTGGTACCGGGCGGCGTCCGTGCTCGTCATGCCGTCCTACAGCGAGTCCTTCGGCCTGGTGGCGCTGGAGGCCCAGGCCTGCGGCACACCTGTGATCGCGGCCGAGGTCGGCGGTCTGCCGGTGGCCGTGCGCAACCAGATGAGCGGTGTGCTTGTACCGGGGCACGACCCGGCCGACTACGCCCGGGCGCTGGGCCGCTTCGCGGACGATCCTGGGCTCTCGACGCGGATGGGAGAGGCGGCCGTCCGGCACGCCCGGTCCTTCGGCTGGGACACGGCGGCCACCGCGACCGTGGACGTGTACGCGGCGGCGATCCGCGCGCACGGAGGCTGTGGGAGCCGCTGA
- the fdhD gene encoding formate dehydrogenase accessory sulfurtransferase FdhD → MGRVTERRRVLRIREGAVGARPDTLVAEEPLEIRLDGRPLAITMRTPGDDFALAAGFLVSEGVLGRAEELAGIVYCAGATDGGTSLAHSRLRSSGGTPMSGVGSGGGSNTYNVVDVRLAPGVVVPDITLERNVYTTSSCGLCGKASLDAVRTTARWPIADTPPVRVGPELLAALPDRLRAAQRVFDRTGGLHAAGLFSPDGDLLDLREDVGRHNAVDKLIGRALQSGELPLSQTVLLVSGRASFELAQKAVMAGIPVLAAVSAPSSLAVDLAAESGLTLVGFLRGQNMNVYAGEHRLVLPAPRGLAR, encoded by the coding sequence GTGGGACGAGTGACTGAGCGCCGGCGCGTGCTGCGGATCCGGGAGGGCGCTGTCGGCGCCCGCCCGGACACCCTGGTCGCCGAGGAACCGCTGGAGATCCGACTGGACGGCAGGCCCCTGGCCATCACCATGCGGACGCCCGGTGACGACTTCGCGTTGGCGGCCGGTTTCCTGGTGAGCGAGGGCGTCCTCGGCCGGGCCGAGGAACTCGCGGGCATCGTGTACTGCGCGGGTGCGACGGATGGGGGCACCTCCCTCGCCCACTCTCGGCTTCGCTCGAGCGGGGGGACCCCCATGAGCGGAGTCGGGAGTGGGGGCGGATCGAACACCTACAACGTCGTCGACGTGCGGCTCGCCCCCGGAGTGGTGGTGCCCGACATCACGCTCGAACGGAACGTGTACACCACGTCCTCCTGCGGTCTGTGCGGCAAGGCGAGCCTGGACGCCGTGCGCACCACCGCCCGGTGGCCGATCGCCGACACTCCCCCGGTCCGGGTCGGGCCCGAGCTGCTGGCCGCCCTCCCCGACCGGCTGCGGGCCGCGCAGCGGGTGTTCGACCGGACCGGGGGCCTGCACGCCGCCGGGCTGTTCTCACCCGACGGCGACCTGCTGGACCTGCGTGAGGACGTCGGCCGGCACAACGCCGTGGACAAGCTGATCGGACGCGCGCTCCAGTCCGGCGAACTGCCCCTGTCGCAGACCGTCCTGCTGGTCTCCGGGCGGGCGTCGTTCGAGCTGGCGCAGAAGGCGGTCATGGCGGGCATCCCGGTGCTGGCGGCGGTCTCGGCTCCGTCCTCCCTCGCCGTGGACCTGGCGGCCGAGAGCGGACTCACGCTCGTCGGCTTCCTGCGCGGCCAGAACATGAACGTCTACGCGGGTGAGCATCGCCTGGTCCTGCCGGCACCCAGGGGACTCGCGCGGTGA
- a CDS encoding bifunctional methylenetetrahydrofolate dehydrogenase/methenyltetrahydrofolate cyclohydrolase, translated as MTAQRLDGKATAADIRRELTERVAKLTATTGRPPGLGTVLVGDDPGSHTYVAGKHRDCAQVGIASLRRELPADAGQRQVEDVVDELNADPACTGYIVQLPLPRHLDANAVLERMDPAKDADGLHPVNLGRLALGVEAPLPCTPRGIVELLRRYDVPLAGARVCVIGRGITVGRPIGLLLTRRSENATVTLCHTGTKGLAWHVREADIVIAAAGSPGLITKDMLRPGAAVLDVGITRTDNGLVGDVHPDAAQAAGWLAPMPGGVGPMTRAMLLANVVEAAERNASTV; from the coding sequence GTGACCGCACAACGCCTCGACGGCAAGGCGACCGCCGCCGACATCCGTCGCGAACTCACCGAGCGCGTGGCCAAGCTGACCGCGACGACCGGCCGCCCGCCCGGGCTCGGCACCGTTTTGGTCGGTGACGATCCCGGCAGCCACACCTACGTCGCCGGAAAGCACCGGGACTGCGCGCAGGTGGGCATCGCCTCCCTCCGCCGGGAGCTGCCCGCCGACGCCGGCCAGCGGCAGGTCGAGGACGTCGTCGACGAACTCAACGCCGACCCGGCCTGCACCGGCTACATCGTCCAGCTCCCGCTCCCGCGCCACCTCGATGCCAACGCCGTACTGGAACGCATGGACCCCGCCAAGGACGCCGACGGCCTGCACCCCGTCAACCTCGGACGGCTCGCCCTCGGCGTCGAGGCCCCGCTGCCGTGCACCCCGCGCGGCATCGTCGAACTGCTCCGCCGGTACGACGTGCCGCTCGCCGGAGCGCGGGTCTGCGTGATCGGACGCGGCATCACCGTCGGCCGCCCCATCGGACTGCTGCTCACGCGGCGCTCCGAGAACGCCACCGTCACCCTGTGCCACACCGGCACCAAGGGCCTCGCCTGGCATGTCCGCGAGGCGGACATCGTCATCGCTGCCGCCGGCTCACCCGGGCTGATCACCAAGGACATGCTGCGCCCCGGCGCGGCGGTCCTGGACGTCGGCATCACCCGCACCGACAACGGGCTGGTCGGCGACGTGCACCCGGACGCCGCCCAGGCCGCCGGATGGCTCGCGCCCATGCCCGGCGGCGTGGGCCCCATGACCCGGGCCATGCTGCTCGCCAACGTCGTCGAGGCCGCCGAGAGAAACGCGAGCACCGTATGA